From Scleropages formosus chromosome 1, fSclFor1.1, whole genome shotgun sequence, a single genomic window includes:
- the ak9 gene encoding adenylate kinase 9, translating to MSSAVDGGDPTTYPLVDNLIEDEAEKEFLLAKPTCFIVVGKPGVGKSMLARRIAQHFRCVLVDDTQLLNYHINNGTELGLKMRDTLNRGNSIPEETVIEMVLNKLKSPEVEHYGYVLSCLPSMDEDYLKIPEQIETIKNLKMAPDFIVNLKIPDTVLIQRLCSQRFYLGMEEVSWKEEWDVVKKEKAKGEEDEGKENNQAEEESDEKDLPRDVFARTVRLGENFPENVYRRIRLFKDTLLRPLEDFMMSHDPLFQFELDGNKDPDELFLSLMSRLEPMAVRRAAVPVQLMQTEEEEPVEEMETEELLRTLSICKQVAPGFRWRRSRWACFCPVALREGKVVRGKLEFAVSFLDKIYVLCSQWALLKFTRNPRPYLLPPMPRRPCRVAVVGPPCSGKSTLCALIAKHYASVVVDTEALVRPALDQARAAMLEKIRAEVTPTAIAKVKASLGVEATGRADSTKPGIGQEGDAQEKQAYDGMEVTESHPMVEAMVMEALQAAELDVTSLPLDLFVDVLEKHIREIQSTDIPGQLKTGWVLDNFPRNRSELVAIEDHDIMPDMLFCLRDNTEDAKTILARIYNAKKEEVNAAILKRMQEKRRQEAHQAQEAQAVQAVQDSRDSQESQEGQEGQEVQEAEEVQEVQETQEAQETQEAQEAQEAQEAQESQEAQEAQEVQEVQETQEAQEAQEVQEAQEAQEAQEAQKAQEVQEVQEVQEVQEVQEAQEVQAAQEAQEVQAAQEAQEAQETQEAQEAQEVQQAQETQETQDTKETQDTKDTQETQETQDTKETKETQEDQEAQEAQEHQEGPKGQESVRHTEESEEGSRSAPEEEVLLPEVWEKGYPDSPEMDAFRKNVKQFYQDWEKMPISKKASLIALNIGGKSPEDLLSEVLSLMERPFRYAAWELSDMDLYEEEEDVVAMADAITAEDVEEEEEDMEEQEQEAEEETSLPKRIMGDTKHFCPVVLKEKFVLLPCGDDHPVKYREKTYYLSSPEAKDAFLHAAEAHVSSTQLLRAPPLRVFLLGVRGSGKSTQGRWLADRLGIFHIQFRERLQELIIGKTQVKIPYGDEVESEDEMTFRTLESGEDGVPLEVCPFSSAQFLQSAVRTAHTLYLYPHELSSPRPLAEWQVLLTEEEEAIKSCLFDGEPLLPEVLDGIVPQWWEQEPYRSTGFILEGFPQNLEDVQYLVDRLLFPDAAVILMVEEIDVVHRLLPSRLERWREKRKRRREQRKKEAEIRLKAWEEARVKRRAELLAEVTAELQERELEEDEDFEQALRDAEEEVEAMLQEELPPEDDDEEEDEETEAVAVERLEVEIGERFQTDDLNLQKITDTLMDHRVPRILVIARRLPRIVRYQLYNKLKHLIEYRESLFEKGQPLSFTMARRMLHLSFKYYSNFGMWDPVKLSEGEMMQPIQDPSNPSFPVLFHQFIYFFASKETRNKFLLNPIKYLKQPRPKPSLPIKVAIVGPAKSGRTTVAKKFASEYGIQRLSIGSAMRAVLTNQGHPELMAQMLKHLWQGLTVPDELAVKCLEVALMSLVCSTRGFVLDGFPVTKRQADLMESRGIIPFRIIELQVDMVESLKRGLLDKMMTPRPHLVPDSPDALSVRHSCYQREAEAVRQHFQERYQNWVSVDGHRNKWMVWNNVLQETLASVRHIQIYLERIRQGQAACIDRLCITPTELQARMGEFGLYCPVSLALRHELVDCSLSPSLELAAEFQGRYYKMASREFLEKFLATPEKYVSPGCPHRLPPPELLPQRLTALEVKARFPQQVEMKGHCPVTYLDGGQRYEALVHGNSEFAAEYRERIYIFENEEKLQKFLRLPEKYWDQKLPHKLPPIKEPVLLTSLPMLGYLEQGVATAVIRALTAVGCFKPKFPFLSAKRSALLYMAHHLKAFNPRKSDYVRSKYKKKLRHFEEDCELVSYLGSIMTQEYKEPRERPIDFEHKIHRFLALKHTRYNPEGVI from the exons ATGAGCTCAGCAGTAGATGGGGGAGACCCTACCACATACCCACTTGTTGACAACCTCATTGAAGATGAGGCTGAGAAAGAGTTCCTTCTGGCCAAACCCACATGTTTCATTGTGGTTGGGAAACCT GGTGTAGGAAAGTCTATGCTTGCCAGGAGAATCGCTCAGCATTTTAGGTGTGTCCTTGTTGATG ATACGCAGCTTCTTAATTACCACATCAACAATGGTACAGAACTGGGTTTGAAG atgagGGACACCCTTAACAGGGGGAACAGCATTCCAGAGGAAACGGTCATTGAGATGGTTCTCAACAAGCTCAAGTCTCCAGAAGTGGAGCATTATG GTTATGTGCTGAGCTGCCTGCCCTCCATGGACGAAGACTACTTGAAGATACCCGAACAAATAGAGACCataaaaaacctaaaaatgGCACCAGATTTCATTGTAAATCTTAAG ATCCCCGACACTGTCCTGATCCAGCGTCTTTGCAGCCAGCGGTTTTACCTAGGAATGGAAGAGGTCTCCTGGAAAGAGGAATGGGACGTCGTCAAAAAGGAGAAAGCCAAGGGAGAAGAGGATGAGGGAAAGGAGAACAACCAGGCAGAGGAAGAG TCGGATGAGAAGGATCTTCCCAGAGACGTATTCGCACGAACTGTCCGACTGGGGGAAAATTTCCCAGAAAACGTTTACAGAAGAATCCGTTTATTCAAAGACACTTTGCTCAGACCCTTAGAG GACTTCATGATGAGCCATGATCCGCTCTTCCAGTTCGAGCTGGATGGAAATAAGGACCCCGATGAGCTGTTTTTG TCGCTGATGTCGCGCCTGGAGCCCATGGCTGTCCGGAGAGCCGCGGTGCCCGTACAGCTCAtgcagacagaggaggaggagccagtGGAGGAGATGGAGACC GAAGAGCTGCTGCGAACCCTGTCCATATGCAAGCAGGTGGCCCCTGGGTTCCGCTGGAGGCGCAGCCGCTGGGCCTGTTTCTGTCCCGTGGCGCTCCGGGAGGGGAAGGTCGTCCGCGGGAAGCTAGAGTTCGCCGTCAG CTTCCTGGATAAGATCTACGTGCTGTGTTCTCAGTGGGCCCTGCTGAAGTTCACGCGCAACCCGCGGCCCTACCTCCTGCCGCCAATGCCCCGCCGCCCGTGCAGGGTGGCAGTGGTGGGACCCCCGTGCTCGGGGAAGAGCACGCTGTGTGCGCTCATAGCCAAGCACTATGCCTCCGTGGTGGTGGATACGGAGGCCCTGGTGAGACCCGCGCTCGATCAGGCAAGAGCCGCTATGCTGGAGAAGATCCGGGCGGAGGTCACACCTACTGCCATAGCAAAGGTCAAGGCGAGTCTAGGGGTGGAGGCCACTGGCAGGGCAG ACAGCACAAAGCCAGGCATCGGCCAGGAGGGAGATGCACAAGAGAAGCAGGCATACGATG GGATGGAAGTAACGGAAAGTCACCCAATGGTTGAAGCCATGGTGATGGAGGCTCTACAGGCAGCGGAGCTGGATGTCACATCACTGCCGTTGGATCTCTTTGTGGACGTGCTGGAGAAGCACATCCGGGAG ATTCAGTCCACTGACATCCCAGGGCAGCTCAAGACAGGCTGGGTGCTGGACAACTTTCCAAGGAATAGGAGTGAGCTGGTAGCCATAGAGGACCATGACATCATGCCAGACATGTTGTTCTGCTTGAGAGATAATACAGAGGACG CTAAGACAATACTGGCACGGATATACAATGCCAAAAAAGAGGAGGTGAACGCAGCAATTCTGAAGAGAATGCAGGAGAAACGGAGGCAGGAAGCCCACCAAGCTCAGGAAGCCCAGGCAGTACAAGCAGTACAGGACTCCCGGGACTCCCAGGAGtcccaagagggccaggaggggCAAGAGGTTCAGGAAGCCGAGGAGGTCCAGGAGGTCCAGGAGACCCAGGAGGCCCAGGAGACCCAGGAGGCTCAGGAGGCTCAGGAGGCCCAGGAAGCCCAGGAATCCCAGGAAGCCCAGGAAGCACAGGAGGTCCAGGAGGTCCAGGAAACCCAGGAAGCCCAGGAAGCACAGGAGGTCCAGGAAGCCCAAGAAGCCCAGGAGGCCCAGGAAGCCCAGAAGGCCCAGGAAGTCCAGGAAGTCCAGGAAGTCCAGGAGGTCCAGGAGGTCCAGGAAGCCCAGGAGGTCCAGGCGGCCCAGGAAGCCCAGGAGGTCCAGGCGGCCCAGGAAGCCCAGGAGGCCCAGGAAACGCAGGAAGCCCAGGAGGCCCAGGAGGTCCAGCAGGCCCAAGAAACCCAGGAGACCCAGGACACCAAGGAGACCCAGGACACCAAGGACACCCAGGAGACCCAGGAGACCCAGGACACCAAGGAGACCAAGGAGACCCAGGAGGACCAGGAGGCCCAGGAAGCCCAGGAGCACCAGGAAGGTCCCAAGGGTCAGGAGTCAGT GAGGCACACGGAGGAGTCAGAGGAGGGTTCGAGGTCTGCTCCTGAGGAAG AAGTCTTGTTGCCGGAGGTCTGGGAAAAAGGATATCCCGACAGCCCAGAAATGGACGCCTTCAGAAAGAACGTGAAGCAGTTTTATCAGGACTGGGAGAAAATGCCGATTTCGAAGAAAGCCAGCCTCATAGCGCTCAACATCGGCGGCAAGTCTCCGGAAGACCTTCTGTCCGAGGTGCTGTCCCTCATGGAAA GGCCGTTCAGGTATGCCGCCTGGGAGCTGTCCGACATGGACCTgtatgaggaggaagaggacgtCGTGGCCATGGCAGATGCCATCACTGCTGAGgacgtggaggaggaggaggaggacatggaggagcaAGAACAGGAGGCCGAG GAGGAAACCTCTCTGCCCAAGAGGATTATGGGAGACACGAAGCACTTCTGCCCGGTGGTGCTGAAGGAGAAATTCGTCCTGCTTCCCTGTGGCGACGACCACCCGGTCAAGTACAGAGAGAAGACCTACTACCTGTCCAGCCCGGAGGCCAAGGACGCGTTCCTGCACGCTGCAGAAGCGCATGTCTCCAGTACCCAGCTGCTGCGG GCCCCACCCCTGAGGGTATTCCTGCTGGGAGTGCGCGGCTCTGGGAAATCCACCCAGGGCAGGTGGCTGGCCGACCGCCTGGGAATCTTCCACATCCAGTTCCGGGAGCGGCTGCAGGAGCTGATCATTGGCAAGACCCAGGTGAAGATCCCCTACGGCGACGAGGTGGAATCAGAAGACGAGATGACCTTCCGCACCCTGGAGAGCGGCGAAGACGGCGTTCCGCTGGAGGTGTGTCCTTTCAGCTCCGCTCAGTTtctccagtctgctgtgaggacGGCACACACTTTGTATCTGTACCCACATGAACTGTCTTCTCCCCGACCCCTGGCTGAGTGGCAGGTTTTGCTcactgaggaagaggaagcaatCAAGTCTTGCCTGTTTGATGGCGAGCCGCTGCTCCCAGAGGTGCTGGACGGGATCGTCCCTCAGTGGTGGGAGCAGGAGCCCTACAG ATCTACAGGCTTCATCCTTGAGGGGTTCCCCCAGAACCTGGAGGACGTGCAGTACCTGGTGGACCGCTTGCTCTTCCCGGACGCAGCCGTCATCCTGATGGTGGAGGAGATAGACGTCGTGCACCGCCTGCTGCCCTCCCGCCTAGAACGCTGGAGGGAGAAAAGGAAGCGGAGGCGCGAGCAACGAAAAAAGGAGGCAGAAATCAGACTCAAGGCCTGG GAAGAAGCAAGAGTTAAAAGAAGAGCTGAGCTCTTGGCTGAAGTTACAGCAGAA CTGCAAGAACGGGAACTAGAGGAGGATGAAGACTTCGAGCAAGCGCTTAGAGATGccgaggaggaggtggaggctATGTTGCAGGAGGAGCTCCCTCCCGAGGATGATGAcgaagaggaggatgaagagaCGGAGGCTGTCGCCGTGGAGCGCCTGGAGGTGGAAATTGGGGAGAGGTTCCAGACGGACGACCTCAACCTCCAGAAGATCACA GATACCCTGATGGATCACAGGGTTCCCCGGATCTTGGTCATTGCGAGAAGGTTGCCTCGGATTGTCCGTTACCAGCTGTACAACAAGCTGAAACACCTGATAGAGTACCGTGAGTCGCTGTTTGAGAAGGGCCAGCCTTTGAGTTTCACCATGGCTCGCAGGATGCTGCACCTCTCCTTCAAATACTACAGCAACTTCGGGATGTGGGACCCAGTCAAG CTGAGCGAAGGGGAGATGATGCAGCCGATACAGGATCCCTCGAACCCGAGCTTCCCTGTGCTTTTCCACCAGTTCATTTACTTCTTTGCCTCCAAAGAAACTCGCAACAAATTCCTGCTGAACCCGATCAAGTACCTGAAGCAGCCCAGACCCAAGCCATCTCTGCCGATCAAAGTGGCCATCGTTGGCCCAGCGAAATCCGGGAGAACCACAG tTGCCAAGAAGTTTGCCAGCGAGTACGGAATCCAGCGTCTATCCATTGGCAGTGCCATGAGGGCTGTGCTGACCAATCAGGGCCACCCAGAGCTAATGGCGCAGATGCTGAAGCACCTGTGGCAGGGCCTGACCGTCCCCGACGAGCTGGCTGTTAAGTGCCTGGAGGTGGCGCTCATGAGCCTCGTCTGCAGCACCAGAGG GTTTGTCCTCGACGGCTTCCCCGTGACAAAGAGACAAGCTGACCTGATGGAGAGTCGCGGCATCATCCCTTTCCGGATAATCGAGCTGCAGGTGGACATGGTGGAGTCTCTGAAGAGGGGTCTGCTGGACAAAATGATGACGCCCAG GCCCCACCTGGTGCCTGACAGCCCTGACGCCCTCAGCGTTCGCCACTCCTGCTACCAACGTGAGGCTGAGGCCGTGAGGCAGCACTTCCAGGAGCGCTACCAGAACTGGGTGTCTGTGGACGGACACCGGAACAAGTGGATGGTGTGGAACAATGTCCTGCAGGAGACGCTCGCCAGTGTGAGGCACATCCAGATCTACCTGGAGAGGATACGACAAG GCCAGGCAGCCTGCATCGACCGCCTGTGCATCACCCCCACCGAGCTGCAGGCCAGAATGGGGGAATTTGGCCTCTACTGCCCCGTCAGCCTGGCCCTCCGACACGAGCTGGTGGACTGctccctttctccctccctGGAACTGGCGGCCGAGTTCCAAGGGCGCTACTACAAAATGGCCTCCAGGGAGTTTCTAGAA AAATTCCTTGCGACACCAGAGAAGTACGTGTCCCCAGGATGTCCTCATCGTCTCCCTCCTCCCGAGCTGCTGCCGCAGCGACTCACAGCCCTGGAGGTGAAGGCCAGGTTCCCCCAGCAGGTGGAGATGAAGGGCCACTGCCCTGTCACCTACCTGGATGGAGGACAGAG GTATGAGGCTCTGGTACACGGGAACTCGGAGTTCGCCGCCGAATACAGGGAAAGGATCTATATCTTTGAGAACGAAGAAAAGCTCCAGAAGTTTCTGAG GTTACCTGAGAAGTACTGGGACCAGAAGCTTCCCCACAAACTCCCTCCCATTAAGGAACCGGTGCTGCTCACATCCCTTCCCATGCTGGGATACCTGGAACAG GGTGTGGCTACAGCGGTGATAAGGGCTTTGACAGCGGTGGGATGTTTCAAGCCGAAGTTTCCCTTCCTGAGCGCCAAGAGATCTGCTCTGCTCTACATGGCTCACCACCTGAAAG CGTTCAACCCCAGGAAGTCCGACTACGTCCGCAGCAAGTACAAGAAGAAGCTGCGGCACTTCGAGGAGGACTGTGAGCTCGTGTCGTACCTCGGCTCCATCATGACTCAGGAGTACAAAGAGCCCAGAGAGCGGCCCATCGACTTCGAACATAAAATTCATCGCTTCCTGGCACTGAAACATACCAGATACAACCCAGAAGGGGTCATTTAA